In Planctomycetia bacterium, one genomic interval encodes:
- the rho gene encoding transcription termination factor Rho yields the protein MSKKRRGRGRQGGGGYNNGQGGGGGQNNGYGGGGGQGGGGGYGGGGGGGGGGGGYNRGGGGGGGGGGGGQNRYRRNRPRYDPNAPREPRPEAEPQLDAEGNPLPVPTENADGTPYTPPALDTVSGILELHPNGYGFLRDPKNNYSRERTDAFVPGTMIERFRLREGVMINGLAQHNRKQEGPRIREIVDVDGLKPEEYPNIKSFDQKTPINPEQWLRLEIGQQPLSNRIMDLLTPLGKGQRALIVAPPRSGKTILLQNISAAISQNHPELKLFVLLVDERPEEVTDMKRCVQGEVIASSLDRDVESHVRLSQLVVERCKRLVEEGHDVFLLMDSITRMARAFNKWVGNSGATMSGGISTKAMDIPKKLFATARAFEEGGSLTVVATALIDTGSRMDELIFQEFKGTGNMELVLDRKLADRRVWPAIDISQSGTRREEKLLDPDTLHAVTMLRRTLSSMNHLDAMEQLTGKLAKFKSNREFISLIATARAAD from the coding sequence ATGTCGAAGAAACGTCGGGGTCGAGGTCGTCAGGGTGGCGGCGGTTACAACAACGGTCAAGGTGGCGGTGGCGGCCAGAACAACGGCTACGGCGGCGGTGGCGGCCAAGGTGGCGGCGGCGGCTACGGCGGTGGTGGTGGAGGAGGTGGTGGTGGTGGCGGCTACAATCGCGGCGGAGGAGGCGGTGGTGGTGGAGGCGGCGGCGGACAGAATCGTTATCGCCGCAATCGTCCGCGGTACGACCCCAACGCTCCGCGCGAACCACGCCCGGAAGCCGAACCGCAACTCGACGCCGAAGGGAACCCGCTTCCGGTTCCCACGGAAAACGCCGACGGCACTCCCTACACACCTCCGGCACTCGATACCGTCTCGGGCATCTTAGAACTGCACCCGAACGGCTACGGCTTTCTGCGAGATCCGAAGAACAACTACTCGCGCGAGCGCACCGACGCCTTCGTGCCCGGCACGATGATCGAGCGCTTCCGCCTGCGCGAAGGGGTGATGATCAACGGCCTCGCGCAGCACAACCGCAAGCAAGAAGGTCCGCGGATTCGCGAGATCGTCGACGTCGACGGCCTCAAGCCGGAAGAATACCCGAACATCAAATCGTTCGACCAGAAGACGCCGATCAATCCCGAGCAATGGCTCCGGCTGGAAATCGGTCAGCAGCCGCTCAGCAACCGGATCATGGACTTGCTCACGCCGCTCGGCAAAGGTCAGCGGGCGTTGATCGTCGCTCCGCCGCGCTCCGGCAAGACGATCCTGCTGCAAAACATCAGCGCGGCGATTTCGCAAAATCATCCGGAGCTGAAGCTGTTCGTCCTCTTGGTCGACGAGCGCCCGGAAGAAGTCACCGACATGAAGCGCTGCGTGCAAGGGGAAGTGATCGCGAGCAGTCTCGATCGCGACGTCGAAAGCCATGTGCGGTTGTCGCAGCTCGTCGTCGAGCGCTGCAAGCGGCTCGTCGAAGAAGGACACGACGTCTTCTTGCTCATGGACTCGATCACGCGCATGGCCCGCGCCTTCAACAAGTGGGTCGGCAACTCCGGCGCCACGATGTCGGGCGGTATCAGCACGAAGGCGATGGACATCCCGAAGAAGCTCTTCGCGACGGCCCGCGCGTTCGAAGAAGGGGGCTCGCTCACCGTCGTCGCGACGGCGCTGATCGACACCGGCAGCCGGATGGACGAACTCATCTTCCAAGAGTTCAAAGGAACGGGCAACATGGAGCTCGTGCTCGACCGGAAGCTCGCCGACCGCCGCGTGTGGCCGGCGATCGACATCTCGCAGTCGGGCACCCGCCGCGAAGAAAAACTCCTCGACCCGGACACGCTCCACGCCGTGACGATGCTGCGGCGCACGCTGTCGAGCATGAACCACCTCGACGCGATGGAACAACTCACCGGCAAGCTCGCGAAATTCAAGAGCAACCGTGAGTTCATCAGCCTGATCGCAACGGCCCGCGCGGCGGATTAA
- a CDS encoding DUF2442 domain-containing protein, with translation MAPPLAVIHVEIDDVTLTVDLSDGRTMKVPLDWYPRLVEGSSAERANYRLLGGGTGVHWPLLDEDVSLGNLLDGRKSAESQPSFDKWLRSRAGTPTKTESPARGMSLDD, from the coding sequence ATGGCACCTCCGCTTGCCGTTATTCACGTTGAGATCGACGACGTCACACTGACAGTCGATCTCAGCGACGGCCGGACGATGAAAGTGCCGCTCGATTGGTATCCGCGTTTAGTCGAAGGAAGCTCCGCTGAACGAGCGAACTACCGCTTGCTCGGCGGCGGCACCGGCGTGCATTGGCCGCTGCTCGACGAAGACGTCAGCCTCGGCAACCTGCTCGACGGGCGAAAGTCGGCGGAAAGCCAACCTTCGTTCGACAAGTGGCTACGGAGTCGCGCCGGCACGCCGACGAAAACGGAATCTCCCGCGCGCGGCATGAGTCTCGACGACTAA
- a CDS encoding glycosyltransferase family 2 protein yields the protein MSISVVIPIYNERDNVELQYRALTDAIAPTGRPYELIFVNDGSRDGTTEKLDALAARDAHVKVVDFRRNYGQTAAMQAGIRHATQDYVVTIDGDLQNDPTDIPMMVAKLEEGYDLVHGWRKHRQDAFVNRKLPSKIANWLISKVTGFPVHDLGCTLKVIRREIAQELELYGEMHRFIPILAHWQGARCVEVETKHHARRFGTTKYGIWRTVRVILDLMTVKFLIRYAVSPMKLFGGMGLIGVLAGCASGAATVAMKLLGGVDMTGNPLLLLSVLGMVVGTQFFVLGLLGEVCSRIYFACQGKQTYAVRRLVNFDGEEAEQTVRVSRAA from the coding sequence GTGAGCATTTCCGTCGTCATTCCGATTTACAACGAGCGCGACAACGTCGAGCTACAGTATCGCGCGCTCACCGATGCCATCGCGCCGACCGGCCGCCCCTACGAATTGATCTTCGTCAACGACGGCTCGCGCGACGGCACCACGGAGAAGCTCGACGCGCTCGCCGCCCGCGACGCGCATGTGAAGGTCGTCGACTTTCGCCGCAACTACGGACAAACCGCCGCGATGCAAGCCGGCATTCGGCATGCCACGCAAGACTACGTCGTCACGATCGACGGCGATCTGCAAAACGACCCGACCGATATCCCGATGATGGTCGCCAAGCTCGAAGAAGGCTACGACCTCGTCCACGGCTGGCGCAAGCATCGGCAAGACGCCTTCGTGAACCGCAAGCTGCCGTCGAAGATCGCGAACTGGCTGATCTCGAAAGTGACCGGCTTTCCGGTTCACGATCTCGGCTGCACGCTCAAGGTGATTCGTCGCGAGATCGCGCAAGAGCTCGAGCTCTACGGCGAAATGCATCGCTTCATTCCGATCCTCGCGCATTGGCAAGGAGCCCGCTGCGTGGAAGTGGAGACGAAGCACCATGCCCGCCGCTTCGGCACGACGAAGTACGGCATCTGGCGTACGGTGCGCGTGATCCTCGACTTGATGACCGTGAAGTTTCTGATTCGCTACGCCGTGAGCCCGATGAAGCTCTTCGGCGGGATGGGCCTGATCGGCGTGCTCGCCGGCTGCGCATCCGGCGCCGCGACGGTCGCCATGAAGCTCCTCGGCGGCGTCGACATGACGGGCAACCCGCTGCTCTTGCTCAGCGTGTTGGGCATGGTCGTCGGCACGCAATTCTTCGTGCTCGGCCTGCTGGGCGAAGTCTGCTCGCGGATCTACTTCGCCTGCCAAGGCAAGCAGACGTACGCGGTAAGACGGCTGGTGAACTTCGACGGCGAAGAAGCTGAGCAGACGGTGCGCGTGAGCCGGGCGGCCTAG